The following are from one region of the Pseudazoarcus pumilus genome:
- a CDS encoding 3',5'-cyclic-nucleotide phosphodiesterase, which yields MRFTVLGCSGGIGGVDGRTTSFLVDDDTLIDCGTGVGDLSLDELRRIDRVFVTHAHLDHVAMLPLLADSVACGRDSPVRVFAAQGTLEALAQHVFNGTMWPDFTRLPSPAAPALSLTPVAVGESVDIGAGRRVTALPAYHGVPALAWCLDSGAGRLVFSGDTAFEPGFVDAINAVEDLRHLVIETAFADEQHALAEASSHLCPQTLTGVLDAIRSSPQVHVCHLKPGAAERILSQIRGHAARLATRQLCRGDVLEF from the coding sequence ATGCGCTTCACGGTGCTCGGTTGCAGTGGCGGAATCGGTGGTGTGGACGGACGCACGACGTCCTTTCTGGTCGATGACGACACGCTCATCGACTGCGGCACGGGCGTGGGCGACCTGAGCCTTGACGAGTTGCGGCGCATCGATCGTGTGTTCGTCACCCACGCGCATCTCGATCACGTCGCGATGCTCCCGTTGCTGGCCGATTCGGTGGCCTGTGGGCGCGATTCGCCGGTTCGCGTGTTCGCCGCGCAAGGCACCTTGGAGGCACTTGCGCAGCACGTCTTCAACGGCACGATGTGGCCTGACTTCACGCGCCTGCCCAGTCCCGCGGCACCGGCGTTGAGCCTCACCCCGGTTGCTGTCGGCGAGAGCGTGGACATCGGCGCCGGGCGCCGCGTCACGGCGCTGCCGGCCTACCATGGCGTACCGGCGCTGGCTTGGTGCCTGGACAGTGGTGCGGGGCGTCTGGTGTTCAGCGGCGATACCGCTTTCGAGCCGGGCTTCGTCGACGCGATCAATGCCGTCGAGGACTTGCGCCATCTGGTCATCGAGACAGCCTTCGCCGACGAACAGCATGCACTCGCCGAAGCCTCCAGCCATCTTTGTCCGCAGACGCTGACCGGCGTGCTCGACGCGATCCGCTCCTCGCCGCAGGTGCATGTGTGTCACCTCAAGCCCGGTGCGGCCGAGCGCATCCTGTCGCAGATCCGCGGACACGCCGCGCGGCTCGCCACGCGACAGCTGTGTCGCGGCGACGTGCTCGAGTTCTGA
- the rpe gene encoding ribulose-phosphate 3-epimerase, which translates to MFRIAPSILSADFARLGEEVRDVVASGADWIHFDVMDNHYVPNLTVGPLVCEAIRPHTSAPIDVHLMVKPVDRIIPDFARAGANVITFHPEASDHVDRSLALIREHGCQAGLVFNPATPLHHLDHVMERIDVVLLMSVNPGFGGQKFIPGTLAKLRETRARLDAYERESGRHILLEVDGGVKVDNIGEIARAGADTFVAGSAVFGAASPTDPHRYDSVIAALRGELAKASA; encoded by the coding sequence ATGTTCCGCATCGCCCCCAGTATCCTGTCCGCCGATTTCGCGCGCCTGGGCGAGGAAGTCCGCGACGTCGTCGCCTCCGGCGCCGACTGGATCCATTTCGACGTGATGGACAACCATTACGTGCCCAACCTGACGGTCGGCCCGCTGGTGTGCGAGGCGATCCGGCCGCATACCAGCGCGCCCATCGACGTGCACCTGATGGTCAAGCCCGTCGATCGCATCATTCCCGATTTCGCCAGGGCTGGCGCGAACGTCATCACCTTCCACCCCGAAGCGTCCGATCACGTCGACCGCAGTCTCGCGCTGATCCGCGAGCACGGCTGTCAGGCCGGCCTGGTGTTCAATCCGGCCACGCCGCTGCATCATCTCGACCATGTCATGGAGCGCATCGACGTCGTGCTGCTGATGAGCGTCAACCCGGGCTTCGGCGGGCAGAAGTTCATCCCCGGAACGCTCGCCAAGCTGCGCGAGACGCGCGCGCGGCTCGACGCCTACGAGCGCGAGTCGGGCCGCCACATCCTGCTCGAAGTCGACGGCGGGGTGAAGGTCGACAATATCGGCGAGATCGCGCGCGCCGGCGCCGACACCTTCGTCGCCGGCTCGGCGGTGTTCGGCGCCGCGTCGCCCACCGACCCGCACCGCTACGACAGCGTGATCGCCGCGCTGCGCGGGGAACTGGCGAAGGCGAGCGCGTGA
- the gph gene encoding phosphoglycolate phosphatase (PGP is an essential enzyme in the glycolate salvage pathway in higher organisms (photorespiration in plants). Phosphoglycolate results from the oxidase activity of RubisCO in the Calvin cycle when concentrations of carbon dioxide are low relative to oxygen. This enzyme is a member of the Haloacid Dehalogenase (HAD) superfamily of aspartate-nucleophile hydrolase enzymes (PF00702).), whose amino-acid sequence MSAARFAVEAVLFDLDGTLVDSLPDIHETANRMLAELGRPPRDIDEIRRFVGRGIPTLVTRCMTVGTQATDAEIEAAIAVFRRHYAVVNGVHSRVFPGVLDTLEALRARGLPLACVTNKPEAFTLPLLERTGLAPYFALVVSGDTLPVKKPDPAMLHHACERLGVASALMIGDSANDALAARAAGLPVLLVTYGYSEGMPVDTIECDGLLSDAREALPLLA is encoded by the coding sequence GTGAGCGCAGCGCGCTTCGCGGTCGAGGCCGTGCTCTTCGATCTGGACGGCACGCTGGTCGATTCGCTGCCCGACATCCACGAGACGGCCAATCGCATGCTCGCCGAACTGGGCCGGCCGCCGCGCGACATCGACGAGATCCGCCGTTTCGTCGGCCGTGGCATCCCGACGCTGGTGACGCGCTGCATGACCGTGGGTACGCAGGCGACCGATGCCGAGATCGAAGCGGCGATCGCCGTGTTCCGTCGTCACTATGCGGTCGTCAACGGCGTCCACAGCCGGGTCTTTCCCGGCGTGCTCGACACGCTCGAGGCGCTGCGCGCACGCGGCCTGCCGCTGGCCTGCGTGACCAACAAGCCCGAGGCCTTCACGCTGCCGCTGCTCGAGCGCACCGGGCTTGCGCCGTACTTCGCGCTGGTGGTCAGTGGCGATACCCTGCCGGTGAAGAAGCCCGATCCGGCCATGCTGCATCACGCCTGCGAGCGCCTCGGCGTGGCGAGCGCGCTGATGATCGGCGACTCGGCCAACGACGCGCTGGCCGCCCGCGCGGCGGGTTTGCCGGTGCTGCTCGTCACCTACGGCTATAGCGAGGGCATGCCGGTGGACACCATCGAATGCGATGGGCTACTATCGGATGCGCGTGAAGCCTTGCCATTGCTGGCCTGA
- the trpE gene encoding anthranilate synthase component I: MSELEFNRLAAEGYNRIPVTLETFADLDTPLSIYLKLANAPHTYLLESVQGGERFGRYSIIGLAAATRIEVRGHEARLIRDGKLVERVDEDDPLTFVGRFMAAIHVPPRDGLPRFAGGLVGCFGYETVRYIESRLARCDKPDPIDTPDIVLLLSEEIAIVDNLSGKLTLVVYADPSRDGAYAAARERLAELVAQLREPVTIPQDVRAEPAPAVSSFGEEAFKSAVLRAKRYIVDGDIMQVVLSQRMSKPFAASPLALYRAIRSLNPSPYMFYFDLGDFHVVGASPEILVRLDDETGDRRVTVRPIAGTRRRGATPEQDLALERELLSDEKECAEHLQLLDLGRNDAGRVAEVGTVKVTERFTVERYSHVMHIVSNVEGRLRAGLDALAVLRATFPAGTVSGAPKVRAMEIIDEMEPVKRGIYSGAVGYLGFHGEMDLAIAIRTAVVKDGQIHVQAGAGIVADSDPDAEWQETQSKARAMLRAAEMAETGLDTRTD; this comes from the coding sequence ATGTCTGAACTCGAATTCAACCGTCTCGCCGCCGAGGGCTACAACCGCATCCCGGTGACGCTCGAGACCTTCGCCGACCTCGACACGCCGCTGTCGATCTACCTGAAGCTTGCCAACGCGCCGCATACCTATCTGCTCGAGTCCGTGCAGGGTGGCGAGCGCTTCGGTCGCTATTCCATCATCGGCCTGGCTGCGGCCACGCGCATCGAGGTGCGCGGCCATGAAGCGCGCCTGATTCGCGATGGCAAGCTGGTCGAACGCGTCGATGAGGACGATCCGCTGACCTTCGTCGGGCGCTTCATGGCCGCGATCCACGTGCCGCCGCGCGACGGCTTGCCGCGTTTCGCCGGTGGTCTGGTGGGCTGCTTCGGTTACGAGACAGTGCGCTACATCGAGTCGCGCCTGGCGCGCTGCGACAAGCCCGACCCCATCGACACCCCCGACATCGTGCTGCTGCTGTCGGAGGAAATCGCCATCGTCGACAACCTGTCGGGCAAGCTCACGCTGGTCGTGTACGCTGATCCCTCGCGCGACGGGGCCTACGCGGCGGCGCGCGAGCGGCTCGCGGAACTGGTCGCACAATTGCGCGAACCGGTGACGATTCCGCAGGATGTGCGCGCCGAGCCGGCGCCGGCGGTGTCGAGTTTCGGCGAGGAGGCCTTCAAGAGTGCGGTGCTGCGCGCCAAGCGTTACATCGTCGACGGCGACATCATGCAGGTCGTGCTCTCGCAGCGCATGAGCAAACCCTTCGCGGCCAGCCCGCTGGCCCTGTATCGCGCCATCCGCTCGCTCAACCCGTCGCCCTACATGTTCTATTTCGATCTGGGCGACTTCCATGTGGTCGGCGCCTCGCCGGAAATCCTCGTGCGCCTGGACGACGAGACGGGCGATCGCCGCGTCACGGTGCGCCCGATCGCCGGCACGCGCCGGCGCGGCGCCACGCCCGAGCAGGATCTGGCGCTCGAGCGCGAACTGCTCTCCGACGAGAAGGAATGCGCCGAGCACCTGCAACTGCTCGACCTGGGCCGCAACGACGCCGGCCGTGTGGCCGAGGTCGGCACCGTGAAGGTCACCGAGCGCTTCACCGTCGAGCGCTACTCGCACGTGATGCACATCGTGTCCAATGTCGAGGGGCGGCTGCGCGCAGGGCTGGATGCGCTGGCCGTGCTGCGCGCGACCTTCCCGGCCGGCACCGTGTCGGGCGCGCCCAAGGTGCGCGCGATGGAGATCATCGACGAGATGGAGCCGGTCAAGCGCGGCATCTATTCGGGCGCGGTCGGCTATCTGGGCTTTCACGGCGAGATGGATCTGGCGATCGCGATTCGCACCGCGGTCGTCAAGGACGGCCAGATCCACGTTCAGGCCGGTGCCGGCATCGTCGCCGACTCCGACCCCGACGCCGAATGGCAGGAAACGCAGAGCAAGGCGCGCGCCATGCTCAGGGCGGCCGAGATGGCCGAGACGGGACTCGACACGCGGACGGACTGA